The genomic interval ACGAGGGCCTCAACTTCGCGGGCGTGTTCGACGCGCCGGTCGTCTTCCTCTGCGAGAACAACCACTGGGCCATCTCGACGCCGCGAACGAGACAGACCGCGAGCGACTCCATCGCGGTGAAGGCCCAGGCGTACGGTATCGAAGGGGTGCAGGTCGACGGGATGGACCCGCTCGCGGTCCGGAAGGTCGTCTCGGCGGCGTTGGACGTCGCCCGCGACGGGACGCCCGTCCTCGTCGAGAGCCTCACCTACCGGCAGGGGCCACACACGACGAGCGACGACCCCTCGAAGTACCGGGACGACGACGTCGACCTGCCCGAGTGGCGGACCGGCGACCCCATCGACCGCTACGTCGACTACCTCCAGCAGACCGACCTCGTCACCGACGAGGAGGTCGAGGACCTCCGCGAGGAGGCGAACGACGAGGTCGGGGACGCCGTCGAGCGCGTCGAGGAGACCGAGACCGACGACCTGGACGACGTGTTCGACCACGTCTACGAGGAGCTGCCGCCGCGACTCCGCGAACAGCGCGAGTACGTCCGCTCGCGGAACTGACCGACCCGCTCTCGGTCCGACGCCGCCGTCGTTTCACACCGAGTCGTCCGGCGCGTGCGTCTCGCGGAGTCGTTCGACCTCCGTCGCGTAGCGCTCGCGCGTCTCCTCGTCCGAGACGGTCCCGAGGTTGCTCGGGGAGACGTCGAGGGCGGCCGTCGTCTCGCGGCCCGGGCCGCTGAAACTCGTCAGCGCTCGTTCTTTCCGGAAGTCGCGCTCGCCGTCGGGCGTCGCGTACGTCAGGATGATGAGGTTCTGCTCGTCGTCCGAGTACGTCCGCTCGACCAGCCACACCCTGACCGCGTCGTCCGACGCGTCGGCTCCTTCCACGTCGCTCGCTCCGGAGTGCTCCATACCTGTCAGTCGGTGCCGCGAGGCCAAAATATCGCCGACGGGGATACAGTTATACAGCGGGGCCTGTATGAGAAATCATGCGCTTTGTTATCGTGGGTGCTGGGCGTGTCGGGCGACGAACGGCACGCGTGTTGACCCAGGAGGGTCACGAGGTGACGGTCGTCGAACTCGACAGCGGTCGTGCGGAGCGCGCACCGTCCGAAGAGTTCGAGGTGGTCGAGGGCGACGGGTCGAGCGAGAGCGACCTCGAATCGGTGGGCATCGACGAGGCGGACGGCATCGCCGCGCTCTCGGGCGACGTGACGGTCAACCTCGTCGCGTGTATGATCGGGAAGGCGCGCGACTGCCGGACGGTCCTCCGGGTCGACAACGACTACCGCGAGTACATCCTCACGAAGTACGCCAGCGACGTGGACGAGGTCATCTACCCCGAGCGACTCGGTGCCATCGCCGCGAAGAACGCCCTCA from Halomarina salina carries:
- the pdhA gene encoding pyruvate dehydrogenase (acetyl-transferring) E1 component subunit alpha, with translation MHRVIGDRPFPETGFEESEAHALLRDMVRARRFDERALSLQRRGWMSGYPPFRGQEASQVGAAHAMRDDDWLVPTYRSNAMQIAHGVPMWDLLAFRRGHAEYSSGHDLNVLPQAVPIGSQIPHAAGLGMATNYREEESAVLCYLGDGATSEGDFHEGLNFAGVFDAPVVFLCENNHWAISTPRTRQTASDSIAVKAQAYGIEGVQVDGMDPLAVRKVVSAALDVARDGTPVLVESLTYRQGPHTTSDDPSKYRDDDVDLPEWRTGDPIDRYVDYLQQTDLVTDEEVEDLREEANDEVGDAVERVEETETDDLDDVFDHVYEELPPRLREQREYVRSRN
- a CDS encoding potassium channel family protein — encoded protein: MRFVIVGAGRVGRRTARVLTQEGHEVTVVELDSGRAERAPSEEFEVVEGDGSSESDLESVGIDEADGIAALSGDVTVNLVACMIGKARDCRTVLRVDNDYREYILTKYASDVDEVIYPERLGAIAAKNALMGGSVRAIADVAQNIQLVELTVTEESPMRGYTLSELELPADSKLLGFGKEGGSVSLPNDDESLELGDRVVVIADFDALSDVRQIIVGESPQRATA